ACACCCTACATGCGCATCGAGCTACCGCCTAGTAAAGACGCTTGCAAAGGAGAGGCTCTTGGACCGTGTCGAGCTTGTAGACGCCACTGACCCCCGTACACTACTACGTTATGGCGCATGGAGCGTACCATGGGTGGTTGTGAACGGCGTCCCTGCTGCCACAGACCCCGTTGAGCCAGAGGAAGTGGCCGCGATGATAAGGGGCGAGTATAAACCTGAGACTCGTGAAGCTAGAGAGGCGTTCCGCGACGCTGTGATACACAGCGCGTTCGCAGCGTCAATTGCATTCCTCAACGACCGCCTCGACCTTGTCGTCGAGCCTGGCTTCGTATCTGCAGCTCTACGCGCACCATACACGCACGTTGACGCCGAGCGAGCAGCCCAAGAGATACTCGCTAATGCGAAAGAATTATGGAGAGAGATACGTGACATGGTTGCACGTGCTCTTGGCGTTAGTTTCGTGAGAGAGACTTGGTGGTCTAGAGGAGGCAATTTGACCCAAGATGAGCTGCTAAAGCTAGTTGATAGTGGCGCCGTTAGGCTATGGCTGGTAGCCAAGGCATCGGTGGGTAGAAGCGGCCTACCGTGGGATCCACGTGTTGTAAATGAGCGCGCGACTCCAATAGAAGGTTTCGTACGCCGCGGTGCTACTGGCTTGCTTAGGAAGGTAGAACGGGAGCAAAAAGAGATTCTAGGAGACGAAGAGTATTGGAGGATTCTACGCGACTACATTGGTGTGAGTTAACCGCTGACGGGACGCCTTAGGCTAGCCACTATGTTCATTGTTCCGAGTCGATGCGTTGCACGGGTCGAGTCTAGAGTAGAACTCGTACAGCCGGCTAACCGGCGCCTTTGTAACAATTTTTGCATCGCTGACTCCACGTACGTAGAGGTATATGCTGCGTAGTCTTCCAGCCTCATCTTCAACCCTACGTATTCGCACGGGAACCCACTGTGGTACCGGAAAATCTAGCGTAACGACACGTGCACCGGGCTTCAACTCGCGCTCTAGCTTATCCGCCAGTCTCTCGTTGATACTCGCATACATGTAGATGTAGACGACTGTAGCATCGCTAACATCGACCTCGAATATATCACCCTCGATTATCTCTACCCGATCTGCAACACCCTCTTCGGCTGCCCTAATCCTCGCAATAGTAACAAGCCCATCATCTATCTCTACACCCACAGCCTTCTTGACCCGGAAGTCCCTAGCCGCTATGACAACTACTCTCCCGTCACCCGCGCCAAGATCATAAAGAACGTCACATGGCGATAAGCGCGCTAGGCTCAACGCCTCATATACAACGGAGAGAGGCGACGGTAT
The Pyrolobus fumarii 1A DNA segment above includes these coding regions:
- a CDS encoding class I SAM-dependent methyltransferase, with product MAREKLAPFIPSPLSVVYEALSLARLSPCDVLYDLGAGDGRVVVIAARDFRVKKAVGVEIDDGLVTIARIRAAEEGVADRVEIIEGDIFEVDVSDATVVYIYMYASINERLADKLERELKPGARVVTLDFPVPQWVPVRIRRVEDEAGRLRSIYLYVRGVSDAKIVTKAPVSRLYEFYSRLDPCNASTRNNEHSG